In the Limnochordia bacterium genome, TTCTCAACTCGATCTTTCGGTGCTTCCTTACTTGTATAGCCCCCATTTGCCTTTTCGTGGGCCAACGCGATGGACCGGTTTAGATTCGTACTGTGCGCAACAAAAATTGCATTTGGTGCTTGGTTACCATAGGCAGCTTGCACGTAGTTGCGGACCCTTCTCTTGACCGCAACATCAGAAATGAGACCATGCATATCCTCAGGATCTACCCTTGGCGCATTTCCAGCGTCCGGATCCCCATTAGGATTTCCATTCTCGCAATCAACTAAATATAGGAACTCATAGCGGTTAGTTATCACTTTACTCATTGATAATATCTCCTTTCCCATCATTGGGTTTTTGTTTAGTACGCAAATCGGCAACTTGCTGATAATATCCTAGGGCAAATAGGCTCTGCTCCTCAAGGGTTAATGTAGACGGGATATTATCCTTAAGGCAAGTCCAAATATTAGCCAATTTCGCTTCGTACCAGTATGCCAGTCCTGCGTCGAGCTTGTCCAAATGGTATTGGCTTGTGCGGGTTAGCCTTCCTAGAACCAACGCCGGGGTACTGCTCGCAGACGCATAATATCTTTGCACCACCCCTGCGCCCACGTCACCCAAGGCAGATCGCTGTAAAGCAGCCAAGACGGCCATGAGACGGCCACAATGGTAAGCACCCTCAGGATGACTCTCATTGAGATATGGTGTAATCATGTTTGGTTCTCCTCCCCTTCGGCTATCACGAACATGATAGGCTTTCATTAGAGCAGCACTGTACTGACTAGGCGTTTCGCCGGACAATAGGCACGACCGCCAACGGATAAGTGCATTAGTTAAGGCGGAGCGTGGGAAAGGTTCATTACGAATAGCGCATCTCCACATGCGTGCTATGAACGGAGCAGACAAGTCATCCAAGCTTCGCACAGTGGCACCCAATATAGCTAGGAATTTGGGGGTACGTATCAGGCCTTGACCATCATTGCGAACTATGGAAAGGTCCTCAAACCAGCTATTAACATTGCCGACCAACTCCTCAAACTGGCCTTCCATCCAGTCCCGTACCATTACCCTTCCACTAGCTCCCGATAGATTTAAAGCGTAGTAACGGTTTGTTCCTAGTGACGCTTTTTCTCCACTACAAATAGCTGTTAGAAGTTCCCTCGCTTGTTTGTGAGCATCTTCCTCTTGGGTGGTCTTTCCTTCAATCAACCAGGGTATGGGGTCATCATCTGTATTGATCTTTTCCGAAAACCAGTATACAACTTTCGCACCGCCTAACCTCATACCATTTTCCCGGATTAACGTATTCAGCGCAGCACGGTATCCCGAAGCCACTTCAATAGACATAGCAGCATTGGCGGATTGTTCGAGATTAAACGAACAGTACGCAGACTTATTAAACCCCACCAAAGGACTCCCTACAGATACCCCTCCCACATCAGCCAGGCCTTCAATCTTAGGATGGGTCGCTGCCGGTTCGATGAGTTTACCAGTGATCATACACCGCATGCGAGGAACACCCTGTTTTTTCTTTTCTGGCAGCAATCCTGCTCGGAATGCACGCCACCAGTCGTGCCAGGCAGTAGACTCAACAGGGAAATCTCCATCAACCAAGACGGTGATGTCGTCGGTGGGTTTAGCTTTCTGTTCGGCAAGCTGTTGACGTATTTGCTCAAGTAACACTGAGTCACTGAGTAAATTAGCAATGTGTGCAAGATCAGGCATCACAACGCTCGCTTGTCTCAAAAGATCAACAAAGTATTCATGTTTTTCAATAGACTTCTGATCGGCCTTGGTATCGCCAGTCACCCCTAATAGGGTAACAACGCTAACCTTCTCGATCAGAAAATGGCTCTTGGTCTCGCCTCCTTGTTTCAGTTCTCCTTGAGTCAAGTCTGGGCACTTGGCAAACTCAAGTCCTTTGCCACCAGCATCGCCAAGCCGGATTACCTGTGGGTGCCCTCCCCGGGTACTGCAAGCAATCGCCCATCTTACTGTCTTAGGCTTAAAGCCCGGTTCAAAATCAAGATTGTGACTGTTGGCATAATCATAAAGCCGCTTTAGCACTTATCCCTCCTCCTTCTCCCCCTTTAGTACAGCGGGGTCATCATAATCTGGAACTTCTAGTACCCCGTCCTTAACCACAGCCTTAAATAGACTTATTGATGGTTGGCTTTGGCCAGTGCCGGGTTGAGACAGATCAAATACGTCATAGAGCACAAATCCAAGGTCGGCATTCCAAGGAACCGATCGCTGTAATTCCTCATTCTGATCCACGAGCCGGAAATAGGCAGGAAACTCACGGCAGCCAAGATAAGGCTGGTAAAAACACTTTCCTTGTCCGGCGCGGCGACGGAACTGAGCATCAAATGCAGGCAGCCGAGAACGGAATGCAGGCCACGGTACTATCCGGGCATGTAATCTGTACCTTACATTCTTCAATGCCATTGTCTGTCTTTGCGTTCGTTGCCCACTCGTATCATCTGCTACTAGTGGTTTAGGTTGCTTGCCTTTGATCCAACTGTTCACATTGCTGACCGATACAACGTCTTGTACTTCATTTCTCAGTAGGCCAATATAACTTGGAAAGGATAATGCCTCAATTCTGGTTATCTGCCACCTGAATTCAGCCTGAGACACATCCTTGCTAGGTTTGCAAAATATAGCGTCGTAAATGCCACGGGCTGCTGAGGGTGTGATAATCGGGTAGCTAAAACGCTCAACCTTTAACTCAGGCCGTGTAAAACATGCTAATTCCCCCCACACCTCCAAAACATGTTCTTTAGCTTCCATATCAATCCATCCTTTCATCTCATCTGTGGAAAAACCCCGGGCTATCCTGTGGTTGTAATCCTTTAAGCTGATCGTAATGCGGTCCTAAGTAAATATACCAATCATGGGCATTATCGCCGCTGTGACCTATCGGCACTGGCTCAATCCAGTCGAGAAGCGGATTATCCTTTCTTGGCCTGAACTCACCAACCGTATAGGGGCGGGCCTGTTGTATCCAGGCGCGATTAAGCCCAGTGTCTCGTACCTCGTCTGCGAGGACAGTGTAGACATCAGGGTCATACGGAACTAGTACATTAATGAAATCCTGAGGGATAACGCGGTACAATTCCGCGACTCTCTGAAAGTCTTGAATCTTGATCGCAGTAGCCAGATCGGGATACTGAATCTCGGGACGCGCGATACTATAGAGTAGTCGATAGTACTCTTGAAACACCGTTTCATCGCTAAGATCCATATTTGCTCCGTTCTGGCGCAAAACCAACTCCGCAACATTTGCCGCCTGCTGATATGCCGCGTCGGGATAAGCTCCGCCATCAGTCGACCGGAAAACGTATACCACACCCTTTTCCATATTCCCATGACGGTTACATCTTCCAGCCGCTTGGGTTATAGATTCTAACGGACCCCAAGCCCGATAGACAACAGGAAAATCCAGATCAACTCCCGCCTCTACACATTGTGTAGATATTAGTCTACAAGGCATTCCCTTATCTAGCCTTTTTCGCACTTCTTCTAACACAACCGTTCGGTGTGCGGGGCACATACTCGTTGATAAGTGCATTAATCCATTCGTATTTGCCATGCGATCTAAAAGCTCAATTGCATGACGTTTTACATTCACTATAGCTAAGACCTGCCGATGTTTTGAGATAGCTGTCGCCAACTCGTCAAAGGACAGTCTTTCCTCTTCTCGGGGCCAAACAACTCGGGTACGAGATGCCCGTTTCGCCAATTCTAGTTCCTTTGGTACAATCTCCCGTGGCTGCCAGCCTCTATTACACTGCTCCAAGACACTCTGATGTAGGTGTCCGAAGGCGGGTTGTGTCGCTGTCGAAAACACCACAGTTGCTCCATATCGTTCGCTTAGGTGCGACAAAGTCGCTAA is a window encoding:
- the cas8c gene encoding type I-C CRISPR-associated protein Cas8c/Csd1, with translation MLKRLYDYANSHNLDFEPGFKPKTVRWAIACSTRGGHPQVIRLGDAGGKGLEFAKCPDLTQGELKQGGETKSHFLIEKVSVVTLLGVTGDTKADQKSIEKHEYFVDLLRQASVVMPDLAHIANLLSDSVLLEQIRQQLAEQKAKPTDDITVLVDGDFPVESTAWHDWWRAFRAGLLPEKKKQGVPRMRCMITGKLIEPAATHPKIEGLADVGGVSVGSPLVGFNKSAYCSFNLEQSANAAMSIEVASGYRAALNTLIRENGMRLGGAKVVYWFSEKINTDDDPIPWLIEGKTTQEEDAHKQARELLTAICSGEKASLGTNRYYALNLSGASGRVMVRDWMEGQFEELVGNVNSWFEDLSIVRNDGQGLIRTPKFLAILGATVRSLDDLSAPFIARMWRCAIRNEPFPRSALTNALIRWRSCLLSGETPSQYSAALMKAYHVRDSRRGGEPNMITPYLNESHPEGAYHCGRLMAVLAALQRSALGDVGAGVVQRYYASASSTPALVLGRLTRTSQYHLDKLDAGLAYWYEAKLANIWTCLKDNIPSTLTLEEQSLFALGYYQQVADLRTKQKPNDGKGDIINE
- the cas5c gene encoding type I-C CRISPR-associated protein Cas5c; protein product: MEAKEHVLEVWGELACFTRPELKVERFSYPIITPSAARGIYDAIFCKPSKDVSQAEFRWQITRIEALSFPSYIGLLRNEVQDVVSVSNVNSWIKGKQPKPLVADDTSGQRTQRQTMALKNVRYRLHARIVPWPAFRSRLPAFDAQFRRRAGQGKCFYQPYLGCREFPAYFRLVDQNEELQRSVPWNADLGFVLYDVFDLSQPGTGQSQPSISLFKAVVKDGVLEVPDYDDPAVLKGEKEEG